The Candidatus Eisenbacteria bacterium nucleotide sequence GTCCGGCGCGCGGCCATGCGCGCGCCAGTCCAGGTAGCGACGCTCGAGCTCGTCGGTCAACACGTCCCTCCGGCCGGGGGGCAGGACCACCTGGTTCGCCCGACGCACGAGGTCCGTGGCCTCGTCTCGCTCGTCGATCAGGGCCACGATGGGACGGCGGGCTTCGAGATACTCGTAGAGCTTCCCGGGCACCATGGTCCGGAACATCGGGCCTCCGGGCTTGAGCAGCATGAGCACGTCGGCGCGATGCTGGGTGCGGCGCGTGTCCGCGTGTGGACGAGGCCCTCCGAATCGCACGATGCCGCGGAGACCGAGCGCCACCGAGCGATCCTCGTAGCCGCTCTCGTAAGGACCCAGGAGCTCCACCCGCAGGCGGCGCCGCGCCTCGGGATGGCGCGCCAGCAGATCGTGCACGGCTTCGAGCAGGATTTCGGTATCTGGCTGCTGCGCCATCGTCCCGGTGAAGACGATGAGGAATGGCTCCGCCGCGTCCGGCGGATCGGCCGCGCGCAGGTCCGAAGAAGGCTCGAAGCCGTTCGGCAGATGGAGCACCCGAGGGGCGGCGGCGGCCGGCAGGCTCGCCCTCAGGGTATCGGCGTGGAGACGCGACGCGGCGATCACGCGATCCGCGCGCTCCACGACCGAGCGCTCCATGGCTTCCTGGCGGGCGCGGTGCCATCCAGTCGGAGGCGTGCGGAAGGCGAGCGGGATCCAGGGATCGCGGAAGTCCGCGACCCAAGGCAGCCGTGTCTTCGCCGCGACGTCACGCGCCGCCAGGTGCACGCTCTCGGGCGGCGAGCTCGACCACAATGCGTCAATGTCGCCCCGGCCCACGCGTGACAGCGCGGCATGCCGTGCCCGCCGCGCCCATCCACGGTACGAGTCGGGCAGCAGCCACCAGTCGGAGAGCCGGCGCAGCGCTCCGAAGGCCGAGCCCGATCGCCGGCCGCCCGAGGCGCCACCCGCCTTGAGCCACGACGAGATCGCGCTGCCGCCGCGCACGCGGATCACTTCCGCGTCGGGCGGAGCCGCCAGTGAATCGTCCCGCACCCAGTAGTCCTCCTCCCCCGCGCACACCACCGTGCACGACCAGCCGAAGCGAGGCAGGTGGCGCGCGAAGCCGAGCACGCGATGCACGCCCCCTCCACCCAGCGGCGGGAAGAAGTAACACAGGAGCAGGACCCGCCGCCCCTTCATCGCGCCCGGCTCGCGAGCGCCTGAAAGCGGGCTTCGATCTCGGCCATGTTGCGCGCGTGGTCGGCGCGCCGCTCCACCACCTGGCGGTTGTGATGACGCGCGCGAACGCGCCACTCGGGGTCGGCGAGCGTCTGCTCGAGCGCATGGGCGAGCGCCG carries:
- a CDS encoding glycosyltransferase, translating into MKGRRVLLLCYFFPPLGGGGVHRVLGFARHLPRFGWSCTVVCAGEEDYWVRDDSLAAPPDAEVIRVRGGSAISSWLKAGGASGGRRSGSAFGALRRLSDWWLLPDSYRGWARRARHAALSRVGRGDIDALWSSSPPESVHLAARDVAAKTRLPWVADFRDPWIPLAFRTPPTGWHRARQEAMERSVVERADRVIAASRLHADTLRASLPAAAAPRVLHLPNGFEPSSDLRAADPPDAAEPFLIVFTGTMAQQPDTEILLEAVHDLLARHPEARRRLRVELLGPYESGYEDRSVALGLRGIVRFGGPRPHADTRRTQHRADVLMLLKPGGPMFRTMVPGKLYEYLEARRPIVALIDERDEATDLVRRANQVVLPPGRRDVLTDELERRYLDWRAHGRAPDIQVSWIDEHERRRLAERLASTLDELVPASAR